From a single Pyruvatibacter sp. genomic region:
- the ggt gene encoding gamma-glutamyltransferase → MARLKLFLTLLGSLLGFAAIGVLLTAALTPRPVHMVSAAHPLASAAGLEMLEAGGSAVDAAIAVQLVLTLVEPQSSGIGGGAFLVYWNDDTKKVETWDGRETAPASVTPSHFLKADGTPMGFIEAVVGGHAVGVPGVVAMLAEAHAEHGRLAWPDLFAPAIRLAEGGFEVTPRLNKLINWSPALPRMPGTSSYFFTPPETADGAPVPLQVGTVLRNPDYAQTLRILAEQGPRAFYEGPIADQILDAVNNAPVSPGIMTADDMASYTPTKREPVCAPYRIYTVCGAPPPTSGGTTVLQILGLLESFYMAGAPHQSAGAIHLISEASRLAYADRDLFLADPDFVDVPLEGMIDRAYLRLRSRLIHPDETTSAEPLKAGRPAGADASLAPTAPKPAHSTSHFSIRDRWGHAVSMTTSIEAPFGSHLMVGGFLLNNQLTDFSFVPEKDGRLIANRPEPGKRPRSSMSPMVVLDENGELYALVGSPGGSRIIAFVAQTLIGILDWNMTMQEAINMPRHVHRNTVLELEENTPLATLAAGLRARGHTVEVKEITSGLHGIRIVGGKLEGGADPRREGVVLD, encoded by the coding sequence ATGGCCCGCCTGAAACTTTTCCTTACCTTGCTTGGTTCATTGCTGGGCTTTGCCGCAATCGGTGTCTTGCTGACTGCGGCTTTGACGCCGCGCCCGGTTCACATGGTCAGCGCAGCACACCCGTTGGCCAGTGCTGCGGGTCTTGAAATGCTTGAGGCGGGCGGCTCTGCGGTTGATGCAGCCATAGCCGTGCAGCTTGTGCTGACGCTGGTGGAGCCGCAATCAAGCGGCATCGGCGGCGGCGCGTTTTTAGTCTATTGGAATGACGACACCAAGAAAGTTGAAACATGGGACGGGCGGGAAACCGCGCCGGCCAGTGTAACGCCGAGCCATTTTCTCAAAGCCGACGGCACCCCCATGGGCTTCATAGAAGCCGTGGTCGGTGGCCACGCCGTTGGTGTGCCGGGTGTTGTGGCAATGCTGGCGGAAGCCCACGCCGAACATGGGCGGCTTGCCTGGCCAGATCTGTTCGCCCCGGCAATCCGGCTGGCAGAAGGCGGCTTTGAAGTCACACCCCGCCTCAATAAACTCATCAACTGGTCTCCCGCGCTGCCCCGTATGCCGGGCACCAGCAGCTATTTTTTTACACCGCCCGAAACAGCAGATGGCGCGCCCGTCCCGCTGCAGGTCGGAACCGTGCTGCGCAACCCCGACTATGCGCAGACGCTGCGCATTCTGGCGGAGCAAGGCCCGCGCGCATTTTATGAAGGCCCCATTGCCGACCAGATCTTGGACGCCGTCAACAACGCGCCGGTCAGCCCCGGCATCATGACGGCCGACGACATGGCGTCGTACACACCGACAAAGCGCGAGCCCGTCTGCGCGCCCTACCGCATCTACACCGTCTGTGGCGCGCCGCCGCCCACATCAGGCGGCACAACGGTGCTGCAGATACTGGGCCTGCTTGAAAGCTTCTATATGGCCGGTGCGCCGCACCAGTCGGCGGGGGCCATCCATCTGATTTCCGAAGCCAGCAGGCTGGCGTATGCGGACCGTGATCTGTTCCTGGCCGACCCTGACTTTGTGGACGTGCCGCTGGAAGGCATGATCGACCGTGCGTATCTGCGCCTGCGCAGCCGGTTAATTCATCCCGATGAAACGACCAGCGCCGAGCCACTGAAAGCAGGCCGTCCTGCAGGCGCGGATGCATCTTTGGCCCCGACGGCACCAAAGCCGGCGCACTCAACATCGCATTTTTCAATCCGCGACCGCTGGGGCCATGCCGTATCGATGACTACGTCCATCGAGGCGCCTTTTGGCAGCCACCTGATGGTTGGCGGGTTCTTGCTGAATAATCAGCTTACGGATTTTTCGTTTGTGCCTGAGAAAGACGGCAGGCTGATCGCCAACAGGCCCGAACCCGGCAAGCGCCCGCGCTCCTCAATGTCACCCATGGTTGTGCTTGATGAAAACGGAGAGCTATACGCGCTGGTGGGGTCGCCGGGCGGCAGTCGCATCATTGCCTTCGTCGCACAAACGCTGATCGGCATTCTCGATTGGAACATGACGATGCAGGAGGCAATCAATATGCCCCGTCACGTTCACCGCAACACTGTGCTGGAGCTGGAAGAAAATACACCGCTTGCAACGCTGGCGGCGGGCTTGCGTGCGCGCGGCCATACGGTAGAGGTCAAGGAAATCACCAGCGGCCTGCACGGCATTCGCATTGTGGGCGGTAAGCTGGAAGGCGGAGCTGACCCGCGCCGTGAAGGCGTCGTTCTCGACTAG